One Bartonella sp. TP genomic window carries:
- the rplC gene encoding 50S ribosomal protein L3, protein MRSGVIAQKLGMTRIYNDAGDHIPVTVLQLDGCQVVTQLTKETNGYVALQLAIGAAKVKNVSKALRGHFSKVSIEPKMKLVEFRVSAENLLPPGAEFSVEHFVVGQKVDITGISIGKGFAGVMKRHNFGGHRASHGNSITHRAHGSTGQCQDPGKVFKGKKMAGHMGNSRVTIQNLEVVSTDTNRKLILVKGAVPGAKGSWVLMRDAIKSSLPVNVPIPAGLVSSEIANNVGFVTEGVA, encoded by the coding sequence ATGCGGTCAGGTGTTATTGCGCAAAAGCTAGGTATGACTCGTATTTATAACGATGCGGGTGATCATATTCCTGTAACTGTTCTGCAGTTAGATGGATGTCAAGTTGTTACACAGCTTACTAAGGAAACTAATGGTTACGTAGCTCTTCAGCTTGCTATAGGAGCAGCCAAAGTAAAAAATGTTTCTAAGGCATTACGGGGGCATTTTTCTAAAGTCTCAATTGAGCCTAAGATGAAATTGGTTGAATTTAGGGTTTCTGCTGAAAATCTTTTACCACCAGGTGCAGAATTTAGCGTAGAACATTTTGTTGTTGGGCAAAAGGTTGATATTACTGGTATTTCTATAGGTAAGGGGTTTGCTGGTGTTATGAAGCGGCATAATTTTGGTGGGCATAGAGCTAGTCATGGTAATTCTATAACTCATCGTGCTCATGGTTCTACAGGGCAATGTCAGGATCCTGGTAAAGTTTTTAAAGGAAAGAAAATGGCTGGGCATATGGGAAATAGCCGCGTAACCATACAAAATTTGGAAGTTGTTTCTACAGACACTAATCGTAAACTTATATTGGTTAAAGGCGCTGTCCCCGGAGCTAAGGGGTCCTGGGTGCTTATGAGGGACGCTATAAAGTCTTCTTTACCAGTTAATGTGCCAATTCCAGCTGGGCTTGTATCTAGCGAAATTGCAAATAATGTAGGCTTTGTTACTGAGGGGGTTGCGTAA